In Natranaerobius trueperi, a single window of DNA contains:
- a CDS encoding cation:proton antiporter, whose translation MEVFSHLNLAIDSQALGIAVVLLLGLCGGRIIQKFSFPMVVGYIIIGLILGPSVLNIIPEELNNELEVVKVLGLGMIALMIGSELELDKIRGMAKSIFGITIVQFIGAFLSVFLVMYYVMDFSLPVSLLLGALSPATAPASPVAVIREYKANGPLTKAILGVVAVDDALTVVVFGIVVAIVGLMFQGDPLTWYTFLEPFGEVIFSSLLGLLTAILFIIVLNKFLYNQDKYQTLVILIGLALLNSGASSSLGLSPLLTNMVTGFVVANLYENPKVIQRFEEIELPVYIMFFTLTGATLDLEVLANNWVPALILFLTRAVGKVGGAFIGARMYGANKNIQKYLGFAMLSKAGVTIGLLMIIQERFPEVASVLTVLVLANVTLAELTGPLGTRHALVASGEANVISDKESETSA comes from the coding sequence ATGGAAGTGTTTTCGCATCTTAATCTTGCTATTGACTCCCAAGCTCTAGGGATAGCAGTTGTTTTACTATTAGGGCTTTGCGGAGGACGCATTATTCAAAAGTTTAGTTTTCCTATGGTAGTAGGATACATCATTATCGGTTTAATATTAGGTCCATCAGTTTTAAATATTATCCCAGAAGAACTAAACAATGAACTAGAAGTTGTCAAAGTATTGGGATTAGGTATGATAGCATTAATGATCGGGAGTGAACTAGAACTTGATAAAATTCGGGGAATGGCAAAATCTATATTTGGGATAACTATAGTACAATTCATTGGTGCTTTCTTATCGGTCTTTTTAGTTATGTATTATGTTATGGACTTTTCTTTACCAGTAAGTTTATTATTAGGCGCCTTATCACCTGCTACAGCACCAGCTTCACCTGTTGCAGTCATTAGAGAATATAAAGCTAATGGGCCTTTGACTAAAGCGATATTAGGAGTGGTAGCTGTAGACGATGCTCTTACAGTAGTAGTATTTGGTATTGTTGTGGCCATTGTAGGGCTTATGTTTCAAGGAGATCCCCTTACCTGGTACACTTTTTTAGAGCCTTTTGGTGAGGTGATTTTTTCAAGTTTACTTGGACTACTAACTGCTATTTTATTTATAATTGTACTTAATAAATTTTTGTACAATCAAGATAAATATCAAACTTTAGTAATCCTAATAGGACTAGCTTTACTAAATAGTGGAGCTTCTTCTAGTTTAGGACTTTCACCACTATTAACTAATATGGTCACTGGTTTTGTAGTAGCTAATTTATATGAAAATCCAAAAGTTATTCAACGTTTTGAAGAAATTGAACTTCCAGTTTATATAATGTTCTTTACTTTAACAGGAGCTACGCTTGATTTAGAGGTTTTAGCAAACAACTGGGTGCCAGCGCTTATCCTTTTCTTGACAAGAGCGGTTGGAAAAGTTGGTGGTGCTTTTATAGGTGCTAGAATGTATGGAGCAAATAAAAATATACAAAAGTATTTAGGATTTGCCATGCTCTCTAAAGCTGGTGTAACAATTGGATTGCTTATGATTATACAAGAAAGATTTCCAGAGGTGGCATCTGTATTAACTGTCTTAGTATTAGCAAATGTAACCTTAGCTGAACTGACTGGACCCTTAGGAACTAGACATGCATTAGTAGCGTCGGGTGAAGCAAATGTAATCTCTGATAAAGAATCAGAAACATCCGCATAA